The proteins below are encoded in one region of Microbacterium pygmaeum:
- the glmS gene encoding glutamine--fructose-6-phosphate transaminase (isomerizing): MCGIVGYVGPRDSQAILLAGLARLEYRGYDSAGVAVIDGNGDLGMRKRAGKLKVLRDDLEANPLADGTTGIGHTRWATHGGPTDTNAHPHLADDDKLAVIHNGIIENFSEIKADLLSEGCTFRSETDTEAAAILLGREYAASGGDLEAAFRAVVSRLEGAFTLLAMHEDHPGLVVGARRNSPLVIGLGEGENFLGSDVAAFVEHTRNALAIGQDQIVSITPGAVTVTDFFGEPVEVEPFEVLWDATAADKGGWTSFMAKEISEEPEAVHNTILGRTRGGHVVIPELDGLDDLFSGIQRIIIVACGTAAYAGAVGKYAIEQWARVPVDVELAHEFRYRDPVIGADTLVVSISQSGETMDTLMAVKYARERGARTLSICNTQGATIPRESDAIVYTHAGPEVAVASTKAFVAQITALYLLGLHIGRVRGTIGDTEAAQHVLELESIPDKIRRILTTEQERIEQLAHWMGDTRSVLFLGRHVGYPIAMEGALKLKELAYIHAEGFAAGELKHGPIALIEPGQPVFVIVPSPRESSELHKKVVSNIEEIRARGARVIVIAEEGDAAVLPHADEVLRIPLAGPLFEPLLAVVPLHIFAMGLSTAKGLDVDQPRNLAKSVTVE, from the coding sequence ATGTGTGGAATCGTCGGATACGTGGGCCCTCGCGACAGCCAGGCCATCCTCCTCGCCGGGCTGGCGCGGCTCGAGTACCGGGGGTACGACTCCGCAGGCGTCGCCGTGATCGACGGCAACGGCGACCTCGGCATGCGCAAGCGCGCCGGCAAGCTGAAGGTGCTGCGCGACGACCTCGAGGCGAACCCCCTCGCCGACGGCACCACCGGCATCGGTCACACCCGCTGGGCGACGCACGGCGGACCCACCGACACCAACGCGCACCCCCACCTGGCCGACGACGACAAGCTCGCCGTCATCCACAACGGGATCATCGAGAACTTCTCCGAGATCAAGGCCGACCTGCTCTCGGAGGGCTGCACCTTCCGCAGCGAGACCGACACCGAGGCCGCGGCGATCCTGCTGGGGCGCGAGTACGCGGCATCCGGTGGCGACCTCGAAGCCGCGTTCCGCGCGGTCGTCAGCCGTCTCGAAGGGGCTTTCACCCTCCTCGCGATGCATGAGGACCACCCCGGCCTCGTCGTCGGCGCCCGACGGAACTCGCCCCTGGTGATCGGGCTCGGCGAGGGCGAGAACTTCCTCGGCTCCGACGTCGCCGCCTTCGTCGAGCACACGCGCAACGCGCTCGCGATCGGGCAGGACCAGATCGTCTCGATCACGCCAGGGGCCGTCACCGTCACCGACTTCTTCGGCGAGCCGGTCGAGGTCGAGCCGTTCGAGGTGCTGTGGGATGCCACGGCCGCCGACAAGGGCGGCTGGACGAGCTTCATGGCCAAGGAGATCAGCGAAGAGCCCGAGGCCGTGCACAACACGATCCTGGGCCGGACCCGCGGCGGGCACGTCGTCATCCCGGAACTCGACGGCCTCGATGACCTGTTCTCCGGTATCCAGCGCATCATCATCGTCGCGTGCGGGACCGCCGCCTACGCCGGCGCGGTCGGCAAGTACGCCATCGAGCAGTGGGCGCGCGTGCCGGTGGACGTCGAGCTCGCGCACGAGTTCCGCTACCGCGACCCCGTGATCGGCGCGGACACGCTCGTCGTCTCGATCAGCCAGTCGGGCGAGACCATGGACACCCTGATGGCCGTCAAGTACGCCCGTGAGCGCGGCGCGAGGACCCTGTCGATCTGCAACACCCAGGGCGCGACGATTCCGCGCGAATCCGACGCGATCGTCTACACGCACGCCGGGCCCGAGGTGGCCGTCGCCTCGACCAAGGCATTCGTCGCCCAGATCACCGCGCTGTACCTGCTCGGCCTGCACATCGGCCGCGTCCGCGGCACGATCGGCGACACCGAGGCCGCGCAGCACGTGCTGGAGCTCGAGTCGATCCCGGACAAGATCCGCCGCATCCTCACCACCGAGCAGGAGCGCATCGAGCAGCTCGCACACTGGATGGGCGACACGCGTTCGGTACTGTTCCTCGGTCGTCACGTCGGATACCCGATCGCGATGGAGGGGGCGCTCAAGCTCAAGGAGCTGGCATACATCCACGCCGAGGGCTTCGCGGCGGGCGAGCTCAAGCACGGACCCATCGCCCTGATCGAACCCGGACAACCGGTGTTCGTCATCGTGCCGTCGCCCCGCGAGTCCTCGGAGCTGCACAAGAAGGTCGTCTCGAACATCGAGGAGATCCGCGCGCGCGGCGCGCGCGTGATCGTGATCGCCGAGGAGGGGGATGCCGCGGTGCTGCCGCACGCCGACGAGGTGCTGCGCATCCCGCTGGCTGGACCGCTGTTCGAGCCGCTGCTGGCCGTGGTGCCGCTGCACATCTTCGCCATGGGCCTCTCGACGGCCAAGGGCCTGGATGTGGACCAGCCCCGCAACCTGGCGAAGTCGGTGACCGTCGAGTAG
- a CDS encoding sugar transferase has product MTAVDAGAASATWIPEIPATPRPSVDRDARGAAASATDAAIRRATPALERRRLWERRFRIRLIVTDAAIIATATVSASVLHLLAAAPRVLVEDPWVLTRLPLGATVTWLVMLWAFQTRAPRVIGAGSAEYVRVAHATGLAFGVLAIAFTVFSWSGLRDQLILALPVGLLGLLLGRHAWRRWLIAQRHARRSVSRTIVVGRRGDVEHVIGTLRRNDHFGYHVVGAALAETDAGAALLVEDESFAVVGTPGTVAAAARAIGADTIIVASQLDDADYTRRLSWELEGTAADLVLSSRLTDVAGPRISLRQVDGLPLVQVRIPTFEGARHVYKRALDILIATVALVPIALLTPFIALAVSLDSPGPLFFRQRRVGLNSREFEIVKFRTMRTSAESELAALAARNEAAGPLFKIHDDPRVTRIGKVLRRFSLDELPQFWNVLRGDMSVVGPRPPLPNEVGGYDHAVRRRLYIKPGITGLWQVSGRSDLTWEQSVRLDLHYVENWSVMTDLMIMWRTARVMVRPNGAY; this is encoded by the coding sequence ATGACGGCCGTCGATGCGGGCGCCGCATCCGCGACGTGGATCCCGGAGATCCCGGCCACGCCGCGTCCGTCCGTCGATCGCGATGCGCGCGGCGCCGCGGCATCCGCGACCGATGCGGCCATCCGGCGCGCCACACCGGCACTGGAGCGACGGCGCCTGTGGGAGCGACGCTTCCGCATCCGGCTGATCGTCACCGATGCCGCGATCATCGCCACCGCCACCGTCTCGGCCTCGGTGCTGCATCTGCTCGCCGCGGCACCGCGCGTCCTCGTCGAGGATCCGTGGGTCTTGACCCGACTGCCGCTCGGGGCGACGGTGACCTGGCTGGTGATGCTCTGGGCGTTCCAGACCCGCGCGCCGCGCGTCATCGGCGCGGGAAGCGCCGAGTACGTCCGGGTGGCGCATGCAACCGGACTCGCCTTCGGCGTGCTGGCGATCGCATTCACCGTCTTCTCGTGGTCGGGCCTGCGCGACCAGCTGATCCTCGCCCTCCCCGTGGGACTGCTCGGTCTCCTCCTCGGCCGGCACGCATGGCGACGCTGGCTGATCGCGCAGCGGCACGCGCGGCGATCGGTGTCCCGAACGATCGTCGTCGGTCGCCGCGGCGACGTCGAGCACGTCATCGGGACACTCCGACGCAACGACCACTTCGGCTATCACGTCGTCGGCGCGGCATTGGCGGAGACGGATGCCGGCGCCGCACTGCTGGTCGAGGACGAGTCCTTCGCGGTCGTCGGGACGCCGGGCACGGTTGCGGCGGCGGCACGGGCCATCGGTGCCGACACGATCATCGTCGCCAGCCAGCTCGACGACGCCGACTACACCCGGCGGCTCAGCTGGGAGCTGGAGGGCACTGCCGCTGACCTCGTGCTCTCGAGTCGCCTCACGGATGTGGCCGGCCCGCGCATCTCGCTCCGGCAGGTGGACGGCCTCCCCCTCGTGCAGGTGCGGATCCCGACTTTCGAGGGTGCGCGCCACGTCTACAAGCGGGCGCTGGACATCCTCATCGCCACGGTCGCCCTTGTGCCGATCGCCCTTCTCACACCGTTCATCGCGCTGGCGGTCTCCCTCGACTCGCCGGGTCCGCTGTTCTTCCGCCAGCGGCGCGTCGGCTTGAACAGCCGGGAGTTCGAGATCGTCAAGTTCCGGACCATGCGAACCTCCGCCGAGAGCGAGCTCGCCGCACTGGCCGCACGCAACGAGGCGGCCGGGCCGCTGTTCAAGATCCACGACGACCCCCGGGTCACCCGGATCGGGAAGGTGCTGCGGCGTTTCTCGCTCGACGAGCTGCCGCAGTTCTGGAACGTGCTGCGGGGCGACATGAGTGTCGTCGGCCCGCGGCCGCCGCTGCCCAACGAGGTCGGCGGGTACGACCACGCCGTCCGGCGCCGCCTGTACATCAAGCCGGGCATCACCGGTCTCTGGCAGGTGAGCGGCCGCAGCGACCTGACCTGGGAGCAGAGCGTGCGCCTGGACCTGCACTACGTCGAGAACTGGTCGGTGATGACCGATCTGATGATCATGTGGCGCACCGCCCGGGTGATGGTGCGCCCGAACGGCGCGTACTGA
- a CDS encoding glycosyltransferase family 2 protein: MFQSTRPTFVIAAHNEERVIGACLDALLKQDVRREEIIVVANGCSDHTAEVAGAYGVTVIDRTEPGKAGALNAGDAVASSYPRVYLDADIVVPDRAVAALVESLQVSPTALAVVPCRQLNTAGRQWPVRAYFAINERLPAFHNSLFGRGLIVVSQEGRERFGAFPSMVADDLFLDSQFAASEKAEVGGVSVLIEAPYRTRDLMNRLVRVRRGNAEMRAAAATGQIHVDVRPSDRWAWLRVALPHPRLWLRGIAYAAITVLAARRARHTPTAGTSWGQDPSTRERGAMLTHGMAT, translated from the coding sequence ATGTTCCAAAGCACCCGACCCACGTTCGTCATCGCCGCCCACAACGAGGAGCGCGTCATCGGCGCGTGTCTGGATGCGCTGCTGAAACAGGACGTGCGCCGTGAGGAGATCATCGTCGTGGCCAACGGCTGCAGCGATCACACGGCGGAGGTGGCAGGCGCCTACGGGGTCACCGTGATCGACCGCACCGAGCCAGGCAAGGCGGGCGCGCTGAACGCCGGGGATGCCGTCGCCTCGTCGTACCCGCGCGTCTACCTGGATGCCGACATCGTCGTCCCCGACCGTGCCGTGGCCGCGCTGGTCGAGAGCCTGCAGGTCAGCCCGACGGCCCTGGCGGTGGTTCCGTGTCGTCAGCTGAATACCGCAGGCCGCCAGTGGCCGGTGCGCGCGTACTTCGCCATCAACGAGCGGCTCCCCGCGTTCCACAACAGCCTGTTCGGACGAGGACTCATCGTCGTCTCGCAGGAAGGTCGCGAGCGCTTCGGCGCGTTCCCCAGCATGGTCGCGGACGACCTCTTCCTGGACTCGCAGTTCGCCGCCTCGGAGAAGGCGGAGGTCGGCGGCGTCTCGGTGCTGATCGAGGCGCCGTACCGCACGCGAGACCTGATGAACCGTCTGGTGCGAGTGCGTCGCGGGAACGCCGAGATGCGCGCAGCGGCGGCGACCGGGCAGATCCACGTCGATGTCCGCCCGTCGGACCGATGGGCGTGGCTGCGCGTGGCTCTGCCGCATCCGCGCCTGTGGCTGCGCGGGATCGCGTACGCCGCGATCACGGTGCTGGCAGCGCGCCGGGCACGACACACGCCGACGGCGGGCACGTCCTGGGGTCAGGACCCGAGCACACGCGAACGTGGTGCGATGCTCACGCACGGGATGGCCACGTGA
- a CDS encoding polysaccharide deacetylase family protein: MITNLCFHGVGVCAREREDGEARYWVRESHFLRLLDEIALHPEVRLSFDDGNISDAAAALPALQDRGLTATFFALAGRLDDPASLRPADLRLLRSAGMPIGSHGWSHIPWRGVSDEVAARELVEARSALSEASAGPVDEAALPLGRYDRALVHRLKRCDYAAVYTSDRFPARAGSWFQARYSVTADDTRESIRARLARRPGLEDARGLLKSALKRVR, from the coding sequence GTGATCACGAATCTCTGCTTCCACGGCGTCGGGGTGTGCGCGCGGGAGCGGGAGGACGGCGAGGCGCGCTACTGGGTGCGCGAGTCGCACTTCCTTCGACTGCTGGACGAGATCGCGCTGCACCCGGAGGTGCGGCTCAGCTTCGATGACGGGAACATCTCGGATGCTGCGGCTGCACTTCCCGCGCTGCAGGATCGCGGTCTGACCGCGACGTTCTTCGCGCTCGCCGGTCGGCTGGATGACCCCGCGAGCCTTCGCCCGGCCGACCTTCGCCTGCTGCGCTCGGCGGGGATGCCGATCGGCAGCCACGGCTGGTCGCACATCCCCTGGCGCGGAGTGTCCGACGAGGTGGCCGCCCGCGAACTCGTCGAGGCGCGCAGCGCGCTCAGCGAGGCCAGCGCTGGGCCCGTCGACGAGGCCGCGCTCCCGCTCGGTCGCTACGACCGGGCGCTGGTGCACCGGCTGAAGCGCTGCGACTACGCCGCGGTCTACACCAGCGACCGCTTCCCAGCGCGAGCCGGCTCCTGGTTCCAGGCGCGCTACAGCGTGACCGCCGACGACACGCGCGAGTCGATCCGCGCCCGCCTCGCACGTCGTCCGGGGCTCGAAGACGCTCGCGGTCTGCTCAAGAGCGCGCTCAAGCGCGTCCGGTGA